One window from the genome of Pyrobaculum ferrireducens encodes:
- a CDS encoding ACT domain-containing protein encodes MLNREIYLIADGTGSRLGEFLVELNFDQPGILATLSNIFAEHDVNIINIAIDADRQNLHFIVDLTLVSDDQIKDIVKSLQMFAFVKKVRYRVSTTSIFVPRWIIHVINGKSSISIERDLMPLLQEPAKLAEELARRDAKTVKELVASVDPLVLDEAIYIAQLRGLYTVENTEVREGRLSARLCSLAQPMARRYVEVFVKELGAQAKLSDEGICLTLEA; translated from the coding sequence ATGCTTAACCGTGAGATTTACCTAATTGCAGACGGCACTGGATCTAGGCTTGGGGAATTCCTCGTCGAGCTAAATTTTGACCAGCCGGGTATATTAGCCACGCTCTCCAATATTTTCGCAGAACACGATGTGAATATTATCAACATAGCCATAGACGCAGACCGCCAGAATCTGCACTTCATAGTTGACCTTACCCTTGTCTCTGATGATCAGATCAAGGACATTGTCAAGAGCCTCCAGATGTTTGCCTTTGTGAAAAAAGTGAGGTATAGGGTGTCCACGACGTCGATTTTCGTCCCCAGGTGGATAATCCACGTTATAAACGGGAAGTCTAGCATATCTATAGAACGGGACTTGATGCCGCTGTTGCAGGAACCCGCCAAGCTGGCGGAGGAGCTTGCTAGGAGAGACGCGAAGACCGTTAAGGAATTGGTGGCGTCTGTCGACCCACTCGTCCTAGACGAGGCTATATACATTGCGCAACTCAGAGGTCTCTACACGGTGGAGAATACCGAGGTGAGGGAGGGGAGGCTCTCGGCTAGGCTTTGTAGCCTAGCGCAGCCAATGGCCAGGAGGTACGTCGAGGTGTTTGTCAAAGAGCTGGGGGCGCAGGCTAAGCTGAGTGACGAGGGGATCTGCCTGACGCTGGAGGCTTAG